The following coding sequences lie in one Myxococcus xanthus genomic window:
- a CDS encoding response regulator transcription factor, translating into MKPTERILVIDDDSAYGATVKESLELDDYEVQVRDSADKLKEDLETFRPHAIVLDFDLKDGPNGLSVLHRIRESDAYIPVVLMSGALGLEAGDARTDLAINGIDFILQKGDNPKALPAVLEREIAKQRQVIAALDEWVQYSPDADAPLLVTEDGSEYSLRQALEEMKKATSKGRALLNHYRQGLTQILASQKP; encoded by the coding sequence ATGAAACCTACCGAAAGAATCCTGGTAATCGACGACGATTCAGCATACGGAGCAACGGTCAAGGAATCGCTGGAATTGGATGACTACGAGGTCCAAGTCCGTGACTCTGCTGACAAGCTGAAAGAAGACCTTGAGACATTCCGTCCCCATGCGATCGTTTTGGATTTTGACCTAAAAGACGGTCCAAATGGACTTTCAGTGCTTCACCGCATTCGAGAGAGCGATGCCTATATCCCTGTCGTGCTCATGAGCGGCGCCCTCGGACTAGAGGCCGGAGACGCCCGAACTGACCTGGCAATCAATGGCATTGACTTCATTCTACAGAAGGGCGATAATCCGAAGGCGCTCCCGGCTGTCCTTGAGCGCGAGATTGCGAAGCAGCGTCAAGTAATTGCCGCCCTAGACGAATGGGTTCAATACAGTCCGGATGCTGACGCGCCACTTTTAGTTACGGAAGATGGGTCTGAGTACTCGCTTCGACAAGCGCTGGAGGAGATGAAGAAGGCGACCTCAAAAGGCCGAGCTTTACTCAACCATTATCGCCAAGGGCTCACTCAGATACTCGCCAGTCAGAAACCGTGA
- a CDS encoding ISKra4 family transposase, whose product MPKVTIEVPEGFEDSVKALEETLKRAHRGVEGASRGDLAAFDAAWQEVNAGAEQTERLMKRRLLRGLDLDAARVLIEGQSYVRVGRDPATYKTRQGPVEIERSLYRRVGERNGPTVDTVSVQAGCVADGWLPEAAVPMAYLLARGTSREAEATARQVGVLPYCRASFERVGHAVGALYGGQRPRVEAALARELRVPRGTRGVSVSMDRVAVPMEEPKRRPVGHPRKGAPTRPVDVVWRMAYAACLTFHDAHGEALGTLRYGRMPRGEAREVAERLARDVQALVSRRRGLSVVVLTDGAPELHALLDEALATHAPAAKKPARLVDFWHLMEKLGSAARVVAGEEKASALREKWKLSLLNTPGASWTIAMTLHASGKRHVVLGDCQPVHEALTYLENHGERMHYAEARARGLPIGSGNVEATCKSLVSLRMKRPGARWKEASGQHILDLRALVLSERWDAAMHLTLAPQRAEVRRAA is encoded by the coding sequence ATGCCAAAGGTGACCATCGAAGTGCCGGAAGGATTCGAGGACAGCGTCAAGGCGCTGGAGGAGACGCTGAAGCGCGCCCACCGAGGGGTGGAGGGAGCGAGCAGAGGGGACCTGGCCGCGTTCGACGCCGCATGGCAGGAGGTGAATGCCGGAGCGGAACAAACGGAGCGGTTGATGAAGCGGAGGTTGCTTCGAGGGCTCGACCTCGACGCGGCGCGAGTCCTCATCGAAGGCCAGTCCTACGTGCGAGTCGGACGGGACCCGGCAACGTACAAGACGCGGCAAGGGCCCGTCGAAATAGAGAGAAGCCTCTACCGGCGGGTGGGCGAGCGCAATGGCCCCACGGTGGACACCGTCAGCGTCCAAGCCGGGTGCGTGGCTGACGGCTGGTTACCGGAGGCGGCGGTGCCCATGGCGTACCTGCTGGCGCGAGGCACTTCGCGGGAGGCAGAAGCGACGGCGCGTCAGGTGGGTGTGCTGCCGTATTGCCGAGCCTCCTTCGAGCGGGTGGGGCATGCGGTGGGAGCGCTGTATGGCGGCCAGCGGCCTCGGGTGGAGGCTGCGCTGGCCCGGGAGCTGAGAGTGCCCCGAGGCACTCGCGGCGTGAGCGTCAGCATGGACAGGGTGGCCGTGCCGATGGAGGAGCCGAAGCGGCGGCCAGTGGGCCACCCTCGCAAGGGCGCCCCCACGCGCCCGGTGGACGTCGTCTGGCGCATGGCCTACGCGGCCTGCCTCACCTTCCACGACGCCCACGGCGAAGCGCTGGGCACCCTGCGCTACGGGCGGATGCCGCGGGGCGAGGCCCGCGAGGTGGCCGAGCGCCTGGCCCGCGACGTCCAGGCCCTGGTTTCCAGACGGCGCGGCCTGTCCGTCGTCGTCCTCACCGATGGCGCTCCTGAGTTGCACGCCCTGCTGGACGAGGCGCTGGCCACCCACGCCCCCGCGGCCAAGAAGCCGGCGCGCTTGGTGGACTTCTGGCACCTGATGGAGAAGCTTGGGAGTGCGGCGCGCGTGGTGGCTGGGGAGGAGAAGGCCTCCGCGCTGCGTGAGAAGTGGAAGCTGTCCCTGCTCAACACGCCCGGAGCGTCGTGGACCATTGCCATGACGTTGCACGCCAGCGGCAAGCGGCATGTCGTCCTCGGTGACTGCCAGCCGGTGCACGAGGCCCTCACCTACCTGGAGAACCACGGCGAGCGAATGCACTATGCCGAGGCACGCGCACGGGGACTTCCCATTGGCAGCGGCAACGTGGAGGCCACCTGCAAGTCTCTCGTCTCCCTGCGCATGAAGCGCCCCGGCGCCCGCTGGAAGGAGGCGTCCGGCCAGCACATCCTGGACTTGCGCGCCCTGGTGCTCTCCGAACGGTGGGACGCAGCCATGCACCTCACGCTTGCACCGCAGAGGGCCGAGGTGCGGCGCGCAGCTTGA
- a CDS encoding sensor histidine kinase produces the protein MATPEGQHVFRPRARVLRLLGEELISDETIAVVELVRNAWDADALSVKVAFHNAQNALGGSLDIIDDGHGMSKETVLGSWLQPATPDKKLRQASPSGRPLLGKKGVGRFAADKLARKLVLITKKEGETTATRAVVDWNQFDDPMKFLDEIHPQIDSHPTPAIGHGTSLFLQDLRSSWSEDRIAHLKLELLKLFPPFRSTEVLGRPVIPPALATFQVKLEVDGISEDIGQFPQSLRTLCPWRVRAAVRAHSPTEDEIAIIINDESERVRPLGGGAKGKKSAAGHFAVEIDVWVRSAEGLAGIRETLDLSLQEARGLLDKWSGISVYRDGFRVFPYGESGNDWLDLDKERINTPKERLSNSQIIGCIYLSEQDNPELRDQTNRQGLVNNDAFNDLRSAIRQVIREIENRILVDKPTTKQRRSGRRLFELESLKRLREIAETSKSVASTQVLAMIGAAEAEKSSAEETISQEISRYRRILSLSVVATRMAHEIRQQVDIIRRAIDNGLKRLAKASVTIVGVSEALARADESAGIVAREVRRLLPFTRARRRIEKIDLSRLAIDIQSDFIEPASKRNIEIKFASPSSPAEVEVDYGELYQAVRNLVDNALFWSPEGGQVTLSVFAKHGSAFITVTDQGPGVPTEDEGVIFEPYWTTKPNGSGLGLPIAGEIAADYGGSLSLKKSSTIAGASFEIAIPRAK, from the coding sequence ATGGCAACCCCGGAAGGGCAGCACGTCTTTCGTCCTAGAGCTCGTGTCCTACGACTCCTTGGTGAAGAACTAATCAGCGACGAAACCATTGCCGTCGTCGAGCTAGTCAGGAATGCATGGGACGCAGATGCGCTAAGCGTCAAGGTCGCATTTCACAATGCCCAAAATGCACTTGGCGGAAGTCTTGACATCATTGATGACGGACACGGCATGTCGAAGGAGACCGTCCTTGGGTCATGGCTCCAACCTGCTACCCCGGACAAGAAACTTCGGCAGGCATCTCCATCGGGACGGCCGCTTCTTGGCAAGAAGGGCGTTGGTCGCTTTGCCGCTGATAAACTCGCTAGAAAGCTAGTACTCATCACAAAGAAAGAGGGAGAGACGACAGCAACAAGAGCGGTCGTCGACTGGAATCAGTTCGACGATCCTATGAAGTTTCTCGACGAAATCCATCCACAGATTGACTCCCATCCGACCCCTGCCATTGGCCATGGCACCAGTCTATTCCTCCAAGACCTCCGCAGCTCTTGGTCCGAAGACAGAATCGCCCATCTTAAATTAGAACTACTAAAGCTTTTTCCTCCATTCAGATCCACAGAAGTTCTGGGCAGACCTGTGATACCTCCAGCACTTGCCACGTTCCAGGTAAAGCTGGAGGTTGATGGGATTTCCGAGGACATAGGCCAGTTTCCGCAGTCACTCAGGACACTCTGTCCTTGGCGAGTGAGGGCGGCCGTTCGCGCACACAGCCCAACCGAAGACGAAATTGCAATTATAATCAACGATGAGTCTGAGCGCGTGCGACCCCTTGGCGGAGGAGCGAAGGGAAAGAAGAGCGCAGCCGGCCATTTTGCCGTTGAAATCGACGTCTGGGTCAGAAGCGCTGAAGGACTGGCTGGGATTCGCGAGACACTGGATCTCTCGCTTCAAGAGGCTAGAGGACTGCTTGACAAGTGGTCGGGAATTTCAGTCTATAGAGACGGCTTCCGCGTCTTCCCTTATGGTGAATCAGGTAACGATTGGCTCGACCTCGACAAAGAGCGAATCAACACGCCCAAAGAGAGACTCAGCAACAGCCAAATCATTGGATGCATCTACCTAAGCGAGCAAGACAACCCAGAACTTCGCGATCAGACCAATCGCCAAGGCTTGGTAAACAATGACGCCTTCAACGATCTTCGCTCAGCGATCAGACAGGTCATCAGAGAGATCGAAAACCGAATACTCGTCGACAAGCCGACCACCAAGCAACGCCGATCCGGGAGGCGGCTCTTTGAATTGGAAAGCCTCAAGCGACTGCGGGAAATAGCGGAAACATCGAAATCAGTTGCAAGCACGCAAGTCCTCGCAATGATTGGCGCAGCAGAGGCAGAAAAATCGTCCGCAGAAGAAACGATTTCGCAAGAAATTTCAAGATATCGTCGAATCCTAAGCCTATCAGTAGTAGCAACTCGGATGGCTCATGAAATCAGGCAGCAGGTCGACATTATCCGCCGAGCGATAGACAATGGCCTCAAGCGCCTAGCAAAAGCCTCCGTCACTATTGTGGGAGTATCCGAAGCATTGGCACGTGCAGATGAATCGGCGGGCATCGTAGCTCGGGAAGTGCGCAGACTCCTTCCGTTCACGCGCGCACGCAGAAGGATTGAGAAAATCGACCTCAGCAGACTAGCCATCGACATCCAAAGCGATTTCATCGAACCAGCAAGCAAGAGAAACATTGAAATCAAATTTGCGTCGCCGTCGAGTCCGGCGGAGGTCGAGGTAGACTATGGAGAGCTATATCAAGCCGTTAGAAACCTCGTCGACAATGCCTTGTTCTGGAGTCCAGAAGGAGGGCAGGTAACTCTCTCTGTTTTCGCAAAACACGGAAGTGCCTTCATAACCGTCACCGACCAAGGACCCGGTGTGCCTACCGAGGATGAGGGCGTCATCTTCGAGCCGTATTGGACGACCAAGCCCAACGGCTCCGGATTGGGCCTGCCGATCGCGGGCGAAATCGCTGCCGATTATGGAGGGAGTCTGAGTCTGAAGAAAAGTAGCACGATCGCTGGTGCATCATTTGAGATTGCAATTCCGCGTGCAAAATGA
- a CDS encoding AIPR family protein, whose amino-acid sequence MSLSPELLEFASEFHAEIVSFARGEMSGHASESQAAEFKENAFTERVVDIIAEAGAITGGHTCYFRKELGNRQLKANGYNVGDDEEHLDIIISIYRDTPVPPTLRMTEVYQAIQRALNFVSAAAADLSSKMEQAHPAYDMAERVREVFSKGSVQRVNVIVLTDCVVREHQLQRPLKISKQSRIDVRADIWDIERLYRSMSSGRVRETIDIDFGEFERTIPCLPVPISEGEYGAYLAVVPGEVLYKLYDEYGERLLELNVRSFLQARGKINRGIRDTLLKEPQLFFAYNNGITAVAEDVKTKLLPDGTTALVWIRGLQIVNGGQTTASIHRAGKKDQAELSRVFVQMKLSQVRSVHLETLVPRISLYANSQNKVNEADFSANDLFHQKLESLSRTIWAPGEQSRWFYERARGQYQVARGKASTPAKQRQFDSIHPASQMFTKTDLAVFEHSWGQRPDLVSKGSQKNFVEFMLLFKAQQPDFIPDEQYFTQLVAKAIIFRKVQALAREARIGAYRANIVTYSVAYLASRVGARLDLAEIWRAQKLAPQLEAALHGLLMPIEEAIKRTAEGRNVTEWCKKEECWDAIKAMNFPVPANAVGALSASRVARKGAMKEVQENLRKAALPKLAEAVNIALISFARAGQKGDAASIADAITKTLAPGGLEIINNVPSGGVLWVVGGMELSSIMRGVREHGLRAEFREGGGRATEHRPAWYITC is encoded by the coding sequence ATGTCATTGAGCCCGGAGCTTCTTGAGTTTGCCAGTGAGTTCCACGCTGAAATCGTTTCCTTTGCCCGAGGAGAGATGTCGGGTCACGCGAGTGAATCGCAGGCGGCGGAGTTCAAGGAGAACGCCTTCACCGAGCGGGTGGTGGACATCATCGCGGAAGCCGGTGCCATTACTGGTGGGCATACCTGCTACTTCCGCAAGGAACTCGGGAACCGTCAGCTCAAGGCGAACGGTTACAACGTGGGGGACGACGAGGAGCATCTCGACATCATCATCAGTATCTACAGAGATACTCCCGTTCCGCCGACTCTGCGCATGACAGAGGTTTATCAGGCTATCCAGCGTGCCTTGAACTTCGTCAGTGCGGCTGCGGCTGACCTCTCGAGTAAGATGGAACAGGCCCACCCTGCCTACGACATGGCGGAGCGGGTCAGGGAGGTCTTCTCTAAAGGCAGTGTGCAGCGTGTGAACGTGATCGTGCTCACGGATTGTGTGGTGCGTGAGCACCAACTGCAGAGGCCGCTGAAGATTAGCAAGCAATCCCGGATCGATGTTCGTGCGGATATCTGGGACATCGAGCGTCTGTATCGGAGCATGAGTTCGGGGCGCGTCCGCGAGACGATCGATATCGACTTTGGCGAATTCGAGCGCACCATCCCCTGTCTGCCGGTTCCAATCTCCGAAGGCGAATACGGAGCCTACCTCGCCGTGGTTCCGGGGGAGGTTCTCTACAAGCTGTACGACGAATACGGTGAGCGGCTCCTCGAACTCAACGTTCGTTCCTTCCTTCAGGCTCGTGGCAAGATCAACCGCGGCATTCGTGACACGCTGCTCAAGGAGCCTCAGCTCTTCTTCGCCTACAACAACGGTATCACAGCGGTGGCGGAGGACGTGAAGACGAAGTTGCTCCCGGACGGGACGACGGCTCTTGTCTGGATCAGGGGGTTGCAGATCGTCAACGGTGGCCAGACGACGGCCTCCATCCACCGTGCTGGAAAGAAGGACCAGGCGGAACTCTCTCGGGTCTTCGTGCAGATGAAGCTCTCACAGGTGCGCTCAGTGCATCTTGAGACACTCGTTCCGCGCATCTCCCTGTATGCGAACAGCCAGAACAAGGTAAACGAGGCCGATTTCTCCGCGAATGATTTGTTCCATCAGAAGTTGGAGAGCCTCTCGCGTACGATTTGGGCACCAGGCGAGCAGAGCCGCTGGTTCTACGAGCGCGCGCGCGGTCAATACCAGGTAGCCCGTGGGAAGGCCTCTACACCCGCCAAGCAGCGACAATTCGACAGCATCCATCCGGCATCACAGATGTTCACGAAGACGGATCTTGCGGTCTTTGAGCACAGTTGGGGTCAACGGCCCGACTTGGTCAGCAAGGGATCCCAGAAAAACTTCGTGGAGTTCATGCTCTTGTTCAAAGCGCAGCAGCCCGATTTCATCCCGGACGAGCAGTACTTCACCCAGCTCGTAGCTAAGGCAATCATCTTCCGTAAGGTCCAGGCGCTTGCACGTGAAGCCAGGATTGGAGCGTATAGAGCGAACATCGTTACTTACTCGGTGGCGTATCTTGCATCCCGAGTCGGTGCGCGCTTGGATCTTGCCGAAATCTGGCGAGCGCAGAAGCTGGCGCCTCAGCTGGAGGCTGCGCTTCATGGGCTGCTGATGCCCATTGAAGAAGCCATCAAGCGAACAGCTGAGGGGCGGAACGTTACGGAGTGGTGCAAGAAGGAGGAGTGCTGGGACGCTATCAAGGCCATGAATTTTCCCGTCCCGGCCAATGCGGTGGGCGCGTTGTCCGCTTCGCGTGTCGCCCGGAAGGGGGCCATGAAGGAGGTGCAGGAGAACCTCCGGAAGGCAGCGTTACCCAAGCTTGCGGAAGCCGTGAATATCGCTCTGATCAGCTTTGCCCGAGCGGGACAGAAGGGAGATGCGGCTTCGATTGCGGACGCAATAACGAAGACACTTGCACCAGGGGGGCTCGAGATTATCAACAACGTCCCGTCCGGAGGAGTTCTCTGGGTTGTTGGCGGTATGGAACTTTCATCGATCATGAGGGGTGTGCGTGAGCATGGGCTTCGCGCCGAGTTTCGCGAAGGTGGCGGCAGGGCAACCGAGCACCGCCCTGCGTGGTACATCACCTGCTGA